GATGGAAGGCCTGCAGGGTCTGATCGGCGATGTGCCGCCCGCCGCGTTCGACACCGCCCGCCACTACACCCTCTGCCACACCGCGGCGGTCTGCCTCGGCCTGTGGACGCACAGCGCGTCCCTGTTCGCCGGCACCGGCACCGAAGCCCTGTGGCGGGACGGACTGTGGCTGCGCGCCGCCCTGGACCGGATCCTGGCCCGCCTGGGCGAGCCGGACACCGGGGACGGGGAGGCGTACGACGCACTGGTCGACCACCTGATCACCACCCGGCGCTCCGGCGAACTCTTCTCGCTGCACCCGTACCGGCTGCCGGGAGCGTCGCACCGGCCGGCCGCCGAAGCGACCACCGTCAGGAACTGAGAGGACGCCATGCTGATCCCTGCCGCGGCCACCGGGCCGCACGAAGCGCCCGCCGGATCGGGCCCGTACCCGCCCGGCGGCCAGGAGGGCCGGGTCGTCGCCCGGATCGCCGAGCTGGAGAAGCGGTTGGGCGACCCCACCGACGAGCGCGGCGAGGTGTCGTACGCCAGGCTGCTGGAGGCCGACGAGCGCGGCGAGCTGTCCGAGGCAGGCGAGCGGGCGCTGGATGAGCTCGTGCTCAATGCGGACTTCGTGCCTCACCGGCTCGGCGGACGTCTGGAGCGCCTGGACACCCTGGTCCGGGTCATGCGGCAGGTCTTCCGCCGCGACATCGCCCTGGGCCTGGGCTACGGCGTGACCTCCTTCATGGCGGCCACCAACGTGTGGAGTTCGGGCACCGAGCAGCAGCAGCGGCGCCTGGCCGACCTGCTCCTGGACGGGCAGAAGGTGTCCGTCGCCTACCACGAGCTCGCGCACGGCAACGACTTCGTGCGCAACGAGTTCCAGGCCCGTCCGGTGGACGGCGGTTATCTCCTGCGCGGCGCCAAACAGGTCATCAACAACGCCGACCGGGCCGCCGCCTGGGTGCTGTTCAGCCGCACCAGCCCGGCCCCCGGCAGCCGCAGCCACTCCGTCGTCCTCGCCGAACGCGCGGGCGTCGACGCCTCCCGCTACCGGGTCCTGCCCCGCTATCACGCCGTCGGCGTCCGCGGCTGCCATCTGTCCGGCCTCGATTTCGACGACTGCCCGGTGCCCGCCGAGGCGCTGGTCGGCGAGGAGGGCAAGGGCGTCGAACTTGCCCTGCGCGCCTTCCAGATGACCCGCAGCGCGGTGCCCGGCATGGCCATCGGGGCCACCGACACCGCCCTGCGCACCGTCACCGGCTTCGCGCTCGGCCGGCAGCTCTATCGCAAGTCCGTCATGGACATCCCGCACGCGAAGGCCACCCTGTCGACGACCTTCCTCGACCTGCTGATCAGCGACAGCCTGTCGCTGGCCGCGACCCGCGCCGTGCACGTCCTGCCGGAGGAGACCAGCGTCTACGCCGCCGCGGTCAAGTACCTGGTGCCGAAGATGCTCACCGACGCCATGTACGACTTGTCGATCGTGCTCGGCGCCCGGTTCTACGTCCGCGAGGGCGAGTTCGGGATCTTCCAGAAGCATGTGCGCGACCTGCCGGTGCTCAGCCTCGGCCACGCCGGCTCCGCCGCCTGCCAGGCCACGATCATCCCGCAGCTGTCCCGGCTGGCCCGGCGCTCCTGGTTCAGCGACGACCCGGCGCCCGGCTCCGTGTTCCGGCTGCGCGAGGACCTGCCGGACCTCCCCTTCGACCGGCTCACCCTGGCCAGCGGCCACGACGGGCTGAGCGCATCGCTGGTCGCGGCCGTCGACGAACTGCCCAGCGGCAGCGCCGAGGAGCGGGCCGCGCACGGAGCGGCCCTGCGTCTCATGGATGAGCTCAGGCAGATCCAGGAACAGAGCCTCCACCTCGCCCCCCAGGACCGCACCGCCCTGGCCAGCCCGGCCACCTTCGCTCTCGCCGACCGGTACGCGGTGGTGCTCGCCGCCGCCTCGGTGATCGGCGTCTGGCAGCAGGCCCAGGGCGGCGAGGACGCCTTCCTCGCCGACCCGGCGTGGCTGGCCGCCGCCCTGCACCGGCTCGGCCGCAGGCTCGGCCACCCGCTGCCCGACCTGCCCGACTCCTGCGAGACGCGGCTGCACGAGGAGGTGCTGACCCGCTTCCATGAGACCCGCAGCTACGACCTGTACAACGCCCCGCTGGCCGGCTGATTTGCCGATGGTGCCAGAAGACCGATGACCTCTGACCGCTTGGAGGAGCGCAACATGTCCGTTCCCACCGCCGGACGTACCACCGAAGAGCTGACCACGTGGCTGTCCGACCGCATCGCCCTCTACCTCAAGCGCACCCCGGCCGAGATCGTCCCGACCGTGCCACTGGCCGAATACGGGCTCGACTCCGTCGCCGCGCTCAGCCTGTGCGGCGACATCGAGGAGGACTTCGACCTCGTCCTCGAACCCACGGTCGCCTGGGACTACCCGACCGTCTCCGCGCTCGCCGCCCACCTGGCCAAGAGCCTGGGCGCCGAGGCGGCTGCCGGCTGATGGACCGCCGTATCGCCATCGTCGGCATCGACTGCAGGTTCCCGGGGGCGCCCGACACGGGCGCCTACTGGGACCTGCTGATGCGCTCCGGAGACGGGATCAGTACGGTCCCCGAACAGCGGTGGGCCGCCCAGGAGTTCCACTCGCCGACCCCGGCCGAGGGACGCTCCAACACCACCCAGGGCGGCTTCATCGACGACCCCGACGCCTTCGACAACGAGTTCTTCACCATCTCGCCCCGCGAGGCCGCCGCAATGGACCCGCAGCAGCGGCTGCTGCTCCAGTGCGCCTGGCGCGCGGTGGAGGACGCGGGAGTGGCCCCGCACGAGCTCACCGGCAGTGCGACCGGCGTCTTCGTGGGCATCATGGGCAACGAGTGGGCCCAGCTCCACCTCACCGATTACGATCACGTCACCGCCCAGGTCGGCTCCGGCAACGGCTACTGCATGACCGCCAACCGGATCTCCTACCACCTCGACCTCAAGGGGCCGAGCCTCGCGGTCGACACCGCCTGCTCGTCCTCCCTGGTCGCCGTCCACCTGGCCGCGAACGCCCTGCTGTCGGGGGAGTGCGACCAGGCCGTCGCGGCCGGCGTCAATGTCGCCCTCACCCCCGCCCTGTCGATCTTCTACACCCAGGCCGGACTGTCCGCCCCCGACGGCCGCTGCAAACCGTTCAGCGCCCAGGCCGACGGTATCGGCCGGGGCGAGGGCGTCGGGGCCGTCGTACTGCGCCGCCTGGAGGACGCGCTCGCCGACGGCCAGCAGGTGTACGCCGTCATCCGGGGCACCGCAGTCAACCAGGACGGCCGCAGCAACGGCATCACCGCGCCCAACCGCTGGGCCCAGCAGGATGTCATCGAGGCCGCCTACCGGCGGGCCGGTGTCCAGCCCGAGGAGATCACCTTCACCGAGGGCCACGGCACCGGCACCGTGCTCGGCGACATGATGGAGGTCGCCGCGCTGGGCCACCACCACGCCGGGCGTACGGGCAAGCCGATGGCGCTCGGCTCGGTCAAGGGCAACCTCGGCCACACCGAGGGGGCGGCCGGCATCGCCGGGCTCATCAAGGTGGCCCTGGCGCTGCACCACCGCACGGTGCCCGCCAGCCGGTTCGCGATTAAGGAGAACGAGCAACTCGCCCTGCGCAAGAAGGGGTTGACGCTGCTCAAGGCTCCGCTGCGGCTGCCTCGCGGCACCAGCCTGGCCGGGCTCAGCAGCTTCGGCATGGGCGGCACCAACGCCCACGCCGTCCTGGAGTCCGCACCGCCCCAGGCGGCCCGTCCGACGAGCGCCTCGGACGCCGAGCCCACGGGTATCGGCACGGCGCTGTTCACCCTGACCGCCCCGTCCCCGCAGGCCCTGCGCCGCAACCTGACCGCGCAGGCCGACGCCCTGGCCGCCCGCCGGGCCCCGCTCGGTGCCGTCGGCCGGGCCTCCCACCGGGTCAAGACCGGGCACCGCTACCGCTTCGCGGTCCCGGCACCCGACACCGAGACGCTCGTCGAGCGGCTCAGGGCGGCCGCGGCCGACCCCGACCTGCTCGCCCGGCTCACCGGTGTGGGCGGCAAGACGCGCACCGCGTTCCTCTTCACCGGCCAGGGCTCCCAGTACCCGCGCATGACGGCCGGCCTGTACGAGGACTCGCCGCTGTACCGACGCTTCCTCGACGAGGCCGACGACGCCCTGCTCCCGCACACCGGGCGCTCGGTGCGCGACCTGATTCTGACCGGTGACGAAACGGTGCACCTCACCCGCTGGGCGCAGCCCGCCCTGTTCGCCGTCGGGTACGCCCTCGGCCGCACCCTGGGCGAACTCGGCGTCCAGCCCGACCTGTTGCTCGGCCACAGCGTCGGCGAGTACGCGGCGGCCTGCCTGGCCGGCGTGTTCCCGCTGGACGCGGCGGCCCGGCTGATCGCGGCCCGCGGCGAGCTGATGCAGCAACTCCCGGACGGCGGCGGCATGCTGGCCGTCCTGGCCGGCCCCGACGAGCTCCAAGCGTACCTCGCGGACGAGCCCGAGGTCGGCGTCGCCGTCGTCAACGGGCCGCGCGCCACCGTGCTCTCCGGCAACCTCATGGCCCTGCAGCGCATCGACAAGATGCTCGACCACGACCACCTGCGCACCCGGATGCTGCGCGTCTCGCACGCCTTTCACTCGCACCTCATGGAGCCGATGCTCGACTCCTTCGCCGAGATCGCCCGCGAGGTCGGTGGCGGTATCCCCGAACTCCCGCTGTACTCCACGCTGTTCGGCCGGGTCCTGGACGGCGAGCCGATGGACGCCGACTACTGGGTGGCGCACATCCGCCGCCCGGTGCTGTTCGCGGACGCCGCCCACGCCCTGCTGGAGGCGGGCCCCACGCACACCGTCGAGGTCGGCCCGTCCCCGGTGCTCTCCTCGCTCACCCGCAAGCTCCCGCCGTCCGCCTCGGGCACCCGCCCGGCCGCCGTGGCGCCGGTGCGCGGCGCCGACTCCGCCGGCCAGGATCTGGCGGACGCGCTCGCCGAGCTGTACCGGGGCGGTCTGACACCGAGGTGGGAGGCCGTGTACGAGGAGCGCGAGCGGACGCCGTACCGGCTCGCGCCGTACGTCTTCAGCGACGAGCACCGCTACTGGGCCCGCGGCGGCCCCGTCCGCGCCCGCCGCGACGAGCCCGAGGCCGAACTCCCGCGCATCGCAGGGGATTCCGCCGAGGAGAGCCGGCCGGCCGCCACCGAGGTGCTCACCCTGGAGCGCCCGGCGCCCACCGACCCCGTCGCCGAGGTCGTCCTGGGGGCCATCGGCCAGGTCGGCGGCTACGAGGCCGCCGAACTCGTCCCGTATCTGCGCCTCTACGAGGACCTGGGCTTCGACTCCGTGATGGTCATGGAGCTGAAGAACCGGATCGAGGAGCGGCTGCCCGCGCTCGCGGCGCTGACCGTGCAGGACCTGCTGCCCCGGCTCTCCTCGGTCGGCGACCTCGTGGACTTCCTGCGGGAGCACTGCGCCACCGCACCCACCGAGGAGAGGACCGCATGAACGACAAGCAGGTGTACCTGTCGTCCGTCGGCACCGCGCTGCCCGGCGAGCCGGTCGGCAACGCCGAACTGGCCCGGGTGCTCGGTGCCAACGAGGAGTGGATCGAGGTCTTCATCGGCACCCGCACCCGGCACTTCGCCCGCGACCTCGCCACCGGCGAGGTGCGTTGGTCGCTGGCCGACCTGTGCGCGATGGCCGCCGACCGGGCGGTGCGGGCCGCCGAAGTCGCCCTGGAGGACATCGAGTTCGTGGTGCTGGGCACCGCCACCCCGGACACCCTGATGCCGGCCACCGTCAACAACGTGACCGACCAGCTGGGCCTGGACCAGGTGCCCACCTTCCAGCTCCAGTCCGGCTGCGCGGGCGCCGTGCAGGCGCTGAGCCTCGGGCGCACCCTGATCACGTCGGGGGAGTACCGCACCGGCCTGGTCATCGGCGGGGACGTGTGCAGCAAGCACCTCGACACCGGCCGCGACCTGACCAAGGCGGCCCCCAGCGACCTGGTCAACTACGTGCTGTTCGGCGACGGGGCAGGCGCGGCGGTGCTCAGCGACGAGCCGAGCGGTGAGCAGGTGGCCCTCCGGCATGTGCTGAACCGTTTCACCGGACTGGGGCGCAAGCCCGGCCAGGTGATCGAGTGGTTCGGCCTGGCCGACCGCCACGACGACCGCCAGGCCCTCACCGAGGACTACAAGGCCATCGAGGAACAGGTCCCGGTGATGGCCGTGGAGATCCTCTGGGAGCTGCTCGGCGAGCTCGACTGGTCCGTCGACGACCTCGACTACCTGTTGCCGCCGCAGCTGTCCGGCCGGATGACCCGGAAGATCACCGAACAGCTCGACGTGCCGGGCGCCACCGAGATCTCCTGCGTTGCCGAGACCGGCAACAACGGCAACGCCCTGCCGTTCCTGCAGATCGAACGGCTCCTGGAGAAGATGACGGCCGGTCAGAAGGCGCTCGCGGTCGCCGTCGAGTCCAGCAAGTGGATCAAGGCCGGCTTCGCCCTGGAGAAGGCATGAGTCCTGGGACAGGCACGAGGCCTGGAGAAGGCACGAGCAACAACCTGGAGGGGACATGACCCGGCAACTCACCTACACCCTCGCCGACTTCGTCGACACTGTCCGCGATGAGCTGGGCCTGCCCGTGGCTGACGACCAGATCGGCGCGGACTTCGACGAACTCCCCGAGTGGGACTCGCTGCACCTGCTGAAGCTCGTTACCGCCATGGAACAGGACAGCGGCTGGTCCGTGCCGGTCGGCAGGGTATTGGAGGCCCGCAGCCTCAAGGAGATCTACGAGCTGGCGGTTCCCGCGTGAACAGCGCCGCCCCACACCCGCACGTCGTACGGCGCCGCCGCCACACCCTGTACTTCCTGGAGTGGGCGGCACGGCAGCGGCCCGTGCACCTGGACACCGAGGTCGACATGACCCGGATCCAGGCGCACCGGACCGCCGCCCGTGCGGGCGACACCCGCTACTCCGTGGTGAGTTACCTGCTGTATGCCGCCGGGCGCACCCTGGCCCGGCACCCGGAGGCCAACGCGGTCCTGGCCCCCGGCCGGCCCTCGCTGCTGCGCGCCCCGCGCATCACCCGCTTCGAGTCGGTCACCGCGAAACTCGCCCTCGACCGCACCATGGACGGCGAACGCACCGTGCTGTCCGCCCTGTTGCACGGACTCGAGGACGCCTCGCTCGCCGAGATCCAGCGCGGCGTCGACCGCTACCGCGGCGAACAGGCCGTAGAACTCCCAGAGTTCAAAGGCGTCCGCATGCTCGGCCGGCTGCCCGTGCCGCTCGGCCGCGCCGCCTTCGCCGCCGTACTGCGCGATCCGCGCAGACGTCCCGGGATCTTCGGCACCGTCTCGGTCAGCTCCCTGGGACACAGTGCCGTCGACGGATTCCACTCCGCCGGCGGCACTGCCATCACCCTGACGGCGGGCCGCATCCTGGACCGGCCCGTGGTACGCGACGGCCGGATCGAGCCCGCACCGGTCATGCGGCTCGGGCTGACCTTCGACCACCGAGTGATCGACGGGGCCACCGCCGCGGACGTGCTCAGCGATCTCCGAGACACCATGGAGGACTTCGATGACGGCTCCAGGGAAGGCGTCCCCGGGCCGGGCCTTCGGGGAGCCGATCGTGATCACCGGACCGCGCGGGGACTGGAACAGAGTCCGGCGTGATCTGGCCACCCACGCCAGTGCGATCCTCTACGCCCGCCTCGACGACTGGCGTCCGGAACGCGCCGGCGGGCCCCGGCTGCGCGTCCTGCTCGGCCGGGACTGGGGCCGCTACCTGGACCTGACCCACCCGGAGGTGCGCACCCGCTTCGCCTCCTCCCGGGTGCTGCTGAAGTACGCCGCCGGGGCGGCCCTGCACGTGCCGCCGCAGTCGGTGGAACTCGGCTACACCCCGTCCGGACGGCCGTACCTGCACGGCTACGACGGGGTGCAGATCAGCCTCAGCCACACCGACGACCTCCTCCTGGTGGGCCTCGCCACCGGCGCGGTCATCGGCGTGGACGCCGAACGCGCCGACCGCCGGATGTACGGGGCGGGCCTGGGACGGCACCTGTGCACGCCCCGCGAGACCGAGCTGATCGAGGCCATGGCGCCCGAGGAACGCGACCCGGCCCTGATCAGGCTGTGGACCCTGAAGGAGGCCTACAGCAAGGCCATCGGGCTCGGCATGCAGTTCCGCTTCACCGACTTCGGCTTCGAGACCGACGGCACCCCCACCGGGGTACGGCGCCCGGACGGGACACCGGGCACCGGCAGCGAGTGGTCCTTCCGCACCTATTCGCTGCTCGGCCGGTACACGGTCAGCGTGGCCGTCGGCGACTCCGGTTTCGGCGTCACCACGGACACCCAGGCGCACACCATGCTCGACGGCGGCATCGTCGACGCCCTCGCCGAGGCACTCGGCGCCGAGGAGAACGACCGGCAGGGGGGCGACGACCTGTGGTAAGCGAACCTCCGGGCCACGTCCCGGGGGCGGGCCGTTCCGCACAACTCCGTACAACCGGTCCTCAAGCGGCGGCCCGGACACTGAACGCACCCAACGGGGAGTCACCATGGACTATCTGGCCGAACTCAAGGAATTTGCCCTACTGCACGGCAGAGGACAGGGCATGGCGCCGCGCCGGATTGCCGCGGTCCTGGAGCAGATCACCAACGACACCGAAGGCGATCCCGACTCCTGGGCCGCGACCTGGACCCGCGCGGGCCGCGCCGCCGCCGCCCGCGGCCGCCACCTCGACGCCTGCGCCCACTTCGCGCTGGCCCGCTTCCCCCACCACGGCGATCCGGTACGGCAGTCGGCCGGCCGGCTCCTGGTGTCGGCCTTCGACACCTGGCGCCGCCGCAAGGGCGGCATCGAGCGCCTCGAACTCCCGCTGGCCGGTGGCACGTTGGCCTGTTACGCGACCGGCCTGGACGCTCCCCGCCCGCGCCCCCTGATCGTCGTCATGGGCGGCATCGTCAGCGTCAAGGAACAGTGGGCGCCGATCCTGCCGCTGCTCGGGCGGCTCGGATTCGCCGCCGTGGCCGCGGAGTTCCCCGGGGTCGGCGAGAACACCCTGCGATACGCCCCCGACTCCTGGCAGCTCTTTCCCGACCTGCTCGACCGCCTCGCCGGTCGCGCGAAGGTCTCCGACACCTCCATGCTCACTCTCAGCTTCAGCGGCCACCTCGCCCTGCGCGCCGCCATCGACGACCGTCGCATCCGTCGGATCCTCACGGTGGGCGCCCCCGTCGGGGCCTTCTTCACCGACGCGGACTGGCGGCCCAGGGTGCCCGGCATCACCGTCGACACCCTGTGCCGCCTCACCGGCGCCGTCGACGAGACGGCCCTGTGGAAGGCGCTGGCGGACCACGCGCTCGACGAGGAACAGCTCGGACGCGTCCGCATCCCCGTCCGGTACGTCGCCAGTGCCCGCGACGAGATCATCCCGGCCGACGAGCAGCGACTGCTGGGCGCCCTGCCCGACCTGCGCGTGAAGACGTACGACGACGTGCACGGCTCACCGGGCCACCTGGGCGCGATGCGGCGCTGGCTGTTCGCGCAGTTGCTGCTGACCCGGACCCGACCCTCCCTCACCACGAAGAGGACACCGCTTCACACCCACTGAACGCCCTCGCACCGAGGAGAGACGGCCATGACCGACAAGTCCACCACCAGGAGCCGGGCAGCCTCGACGGTGCGCCCCTGGCAGAGTCTCGCCTCGCTCGGCGTGAGCGAGAGCGATCTCACCTCCACCCGTTTCCAGCCCGCGCCCACGCCGTTCGAGACCGACGGCCGGCCGGGCCGTACCCGCCGCCACGGGCGGCGCGAGGAGGCATGACCCACGTGGCCGTACAGCATGTGCCGGGCGCCCGGGGCGGCGGGAGCATCCGGCTCCGCCACCGCACGGTGCACGGCTACCGCAGAGCCTTCCGGATGGCCGGCAAGGGCGACGCCGTCCTGCTCATCCATGGCATCGGGGACTCCTCCGACACCTGGCGCGACGTCATGCCCGGCCTGGCCAAGCACTACCGGGTCATCGCACCCGACCTGCTCGGCCACGGCCGGTCCGACAAACCCCGGGCCGACTACTCGCTCGCCGCGTACGCCAATGGCATGCGGGACCTGCTCAGCGTCCTCGGTGTCGAGCGGGCCACCATCATCGGGCACTCGCTCGGCGGCGCGGTCGCCATGCAGTTCGCGTACCAGTTCCCCGACCGGTGCGAGCGTCTGGTGCTGGTCGGCACCGGTGGGATCGGCCGTCAGGTCACCCCGCTGCTGCGGGCGGCCACGCTGCCGGGTGCCACGCTTCTGCTCCAGCTGCTCCAACTGCCCACCGTGCGCTGGCAGTGGGGCGCCGTGGTGAAGACCCTGCAGTGGCTGCGCACCGACCTCTCCGTGGACGCGCCCGATCTGCTGCGGGTGGTCGAGGCGCTGCCCGACGCGACGTCGCGCAACGCCTTCGTACGCACCCTTCGGGCGGTCGTCGACTGGCGCGGACAGGTCGGCACGATGCTGGACCGCTGCTATCTCGCCCAGGGCATGCCGACGATGCTCGTCTGGGGCGGCCGCGACCAGGTGGTGCCCGCCCTGCACGCCGGCCTCGGCCATGTCTCCATGCCCGGCAGCCGCCTGGAGATCTTCGAGGACGCCGGCCACTTCCCCTTCCGCAGCGACCCCGACCGCTTCCTCACCGTCGTCCGCGACTTCATCTCCACCACCCGCCCGACCCACTTCAGCCCCGAGGAATGGCGAGCCATGCTCCGCAACCGCCGCCCGGCGGTGCGGCCGGCGGAGCCGGAGGCCGAACCGCCGCGCAGGCTGCGACCTGCCTGACCGGCGGTCTTCGGAAACGGCGAGAGCGGGGAGGGACTCCTCCCCGCTCTCGCCGTTTGCGCATCCCCGAGCGGCTCAGGCCGCGATCCGCCGCGTGTCGTCCATCAGCCAGACGCCGGGCCGTACCTCCAGCCGGGCCCAGCCCTCGTCCCCGCCTCGCACCAGATCCGCCGTACGCCGCGCGTACCCTCGCCACCGACCGTCCCCCAGGGAGCGAGCCGCCGCCTCGCACTCGGCGAGTTGCGCGAGTCCCTCCGACGGGCGGCCTGCGACGAGTGCCACCAGGGCCAGCCCGCGTCGTGCCTCCGCGCAGCCCCGGGTGTCGCCCTCCTCGGCGGCCACCTCGAGGGCACGTGTGTACAGGCCTTCCGCCCGGTCGAACTCCCCGAGCCCGAGCAGGACGTCCGCCTCGCCGGTGAGGCAGCGCGCGGCGCCCACCCGGTCGTCGACGAGCGTGAACAGCCGCGCCGCATGACGGTGGTAGTCCGCGGCCCGCCCGGTGTGCCGGCGTTGCCAGGCGAGATCGCCCAGCGACCGCAGCAGTACGGCCTCCGCGAGCGTGTTCCCGGCCTGGCGGGCGGCATCCAGCGCGAGCTCGTGGCCCGTCTCCCAGTCGTCCCACAGCCCGCACGCCTCGTAGTAGCCGCTCGTCGCCGATGCCAGCGCGCAGGCGAGATCCCACAGCCCGCTCGCGTGCAGCCGCCGCAGCACCTCCAGCAGCCCCGGCGCCTCGGCCTGGAACCACCGCAGTGGTACGACGACGGAAGGGTCGTGGGCGGCCGGCCCCTGCAGATCCGGCTCCAGTACCCCGGCCAGCCGGTCCCGTCCGGGCGTGAGCCGGGCGTCGGCGGCCCGCGCCCGCAGCAGACAGGCCCGGCCCAGCCGCGCGGTCGCCTCGGTCGCGGCCTCCTCGCCGCCCACCTGGTCCAGGATGTCCAGGGCGAGGGAACGCAGCAGCGTGTGGTAGCCGTAGCGGACCGGTTCAGGGCCGTCGGCCGACGGGCGGGCCTCCAGCAGATGCGAGCGCACCAGCCCTTCCAGCCGTTCCTCCGCCGCGTCCGGTGCCATGCCGAGCAGCGACTGCGCGATCCACAGCGGGAAGTCGGGCAGCGGAGCCAGCCCCAGGGTCCGGAACGCGTGCCGTTCCGCCTCCGAGACCTCCTGGTAGGCCGCGAGCAGCCCGCCGCGCACGTCCAGGTCGCCGAGCGACAGCGCGCCGAGCCGGGTGCGTTCGTCGGCCAGTCGCCGGGCGAGCCCGGCCGCGTTCCAGTGCGGGTGGACCGCGACCGCGCCGGCGGCGACCCGCAGGGCGAGCGGCAGCCGGCCGCACAGCCGGGCGATCCGGTCCACCGCGGCCGGGTCCTCGGCCATCCGGGGCCCGCCGGTGGCCAGCAGCAGCGACCGGGCGTCCCGCGGGGCGAGCACGTCGAGCACCAGATGCCGGGCGTGCTCCAGCGCCCCCAGCGGGCGGCGGCTGGTGAGCACGACCGCCGCGTCGGGCACGGCCGCCAGCAGCGGTCGTACCTGCGCCTCCGACACCACGTCGTCCAGCACCAGCAGCAACTCGCGGGCCCGCGTGGCGCGGTGCAGCAGGTCCGCCAGCTCCTCCGGTTCCGAGGGCAGCACGTCGGGGACGGGCCGCAGCAGCCGGCGCAGCAGCGCCGACATCGCGGCGTACGGCGTCAGCGCCCGGCCCGCCGAGTCCCGCATGGCCAGCAGGATCCGCCCGGCCTCGAAACCCTTGGCACGGTGGGCGAGTTGGACGGCCAGCGTCGTCTTGCCGACCCCGGGCCGGCCCGAAACGGCGACGATGCGCGGGGCGCCGGATGCGGCGAGGAGCCGCTCGTAGCGGGCGAGTTCCTCGTCGCGGCCGGTGAAGTCGGTGAGCGCGGGCGGCAGCCACAGCAGCGGCCCGGACCGCTCCGGGTCGCGGGCGGCGGGCAGCGCGGAGACGGTGGCCGACGGCGACAGTGCGGGGCGGGCCGCGCGGGCCCAGGCCGGGTTCCAGGCGAGCGC
The Streptomyces sp. CGMCC 4.7035 DNA segment above includes these coding regions:
- a CDS encoding 3-oxoacyl-ACP synthase III family protein; its protein translation is MNDKQVYLSSVGTALPGEPVGNAELARVLGANEEWIEVFIGTRTRHFARDLATGEVRWSLADLCAMAADRAVRAAEVALEDIEFVVLGTATPDTLMPATVNNVTDQLGLDQVPTFQLQSGCAGAVQALSLGRTLITSGEYRTGLVIGGDVCSKHLDTGRDLTKAAPSDLVNYVLFGDGAGAAVLSDEPSGEQVALRHVLNRFTGLGRKPGQVIEWFGLADRHDDRQALTEDYKAIEEQVPVMAVEILWELLGELDWSVDDLDYLLPPQLSGRMTRKITEQLDVPGATEISCVAETGNNGNALPFLQIERLLEKMTAGQKALAVAVESSKWIKAGFALEKA
- a CDS encoding acyl carrier protein; this translates as MTRQLTYTLADFVDTVRDELGLPVADDQIGADFDELPEWDSLHLLKLVTAMEQDSGWSVPVGRVLEARSLKEIYELAVPA
- a CDS encoding 4'-phosphopantetheinyl transferase family protein, with protein sequence MTAPGKASPGRAFGEPIVITGPRGDWNRVRRDLATHASAILYARLDDWRPERAGGPRLRVLLGRDWGRYLDLTHPEVRTRFASSRVLLKYAAGAALHVPPQSVELGYTPSGRPYLHGYDGVQISLSHTDDLLLVGLATGAVIGVDAERADRRMYGAGLGRHLCTPRETELIEAMAPEERDPALIRLWTLKEAYSKAIGLGMQFRFTDFGFETDGTPTGVRRPDGTPGTGSEWSFRTYSLLGRYTVSVAVGDSGFGVTTDTQAHTMLDGGIVDALAEALGAEENDRQGGDDLW
- a CDS encoding acyl carrier protein → MSVPTAGRTTEELTTWLSDRIALYLKRTPAEIVPTVPLAEYGLDSVAALSLCGDIEEDFDLVLEPTVAWDYPTVSALAAHLAKSLGAEAAAG
- a CDS encoding 2-oxo acid dehydrogenase subunit E2 → MNSAAPHPHVVRRRRHTLYFLEWAARQRPVHLDTEVDMTRIQAHRTAARAGDTRYSVVSYLLYAAGRTLARHPEANAVLAPGRPSLLRAPRITRFESVTAKLALDRTMDGERTVLSALLHGLEDASLAEIQRGVDRYRGEQAVELPEFKGVRMLGRLPVPLGRAAFAAVLRDPRRRPGIFGTVSVSSLGHSAVDGFHSAGGTAITLTAGRILDRPVVRDGRIEPAPVMRLGLTFDHRVIDGATAADVLSDLRDTMEDFDDGSREGVPGPGLRGADRDHRTARGLEQSPA
- a CDS encoding acyl-CoA dehydrogenase; protein product: MLIPAAATGPHEAPAGSGPYPPGGQEGRVVARIAELEKRLGDPTDERGEVSYARLLEADERGELSEAGERALDELVLNADFVPHRLGGRLERLDTLVRVMRQVFRRDIALGLGYGVTSFMAATNVWSSGTEQQQRRLADLLLDGQKVSVAYHELAHGNDFVRNEFQARPVDGGYLLRGAKQVINNADRAAAWVLFSRTSPAPGSRSHSVVLAERAGVDASRYRVLPRYHAVGVRGCHLSGLDFDDCPVPAEALVGEEGKGVELALRAFQMTRSAVPGMAIGATDTALRTVTGFALGRQLYRKSVMDIPHAKATLSTTFLDLLISDSLSLAATRAVHVLPEETSVYAAAVKYLVPKMLTDAMYDLSIVLGARFYVREGEFGIFQKHVRDLPVLSLGHAGSAACQATIIPQLSRLARRSWFSDDPAPGSVFRLREDLPDLPFDRLTLASGHDGLSASLVAAVDELPSGSAEERAAHGAALRLMDELRQIQEQSLHLAPQDRTALASPATFALADRYAVVLAAASVIGVWQQAQGGEDAFLADPAWLAAALHRLGRRLGHPLPDLPDSCETRLHEEVLTRFHETRSYDLYNAPLAG
- a CDS encoding type I polyketide synthase, whose product is MDRRIAIVGIDCRFPGAPDTGAYWDLLMRSGDGISTVPEQRWAAQEFHSPTPAEGRSNTTQGGFIDDPDAFDNEFFTISPREAAAMDPQQRLLLQCAWRAVEDAGVAPHELTGSATGVFVGIMGNEWAQLHLTDYDHVTAQVGSGNGYCMTANRISYHLDLKGPSLAVDTACSSSLVAVHLAANALLSGECDQAVAAGVNVALTPALSIFYTQAGLSAPDGRCKPFSAQADGIGRGEGVGAVVLRRLEDALADGQQVYAVIRGTAVNQDGRSNGITAPNRWAQQDVIEAAYRRAGVQPEEITFTEGHGTGTVLGDMMEVAALGHHHAGRTGKPMALGSVKGNLGHTEGAAGIAGLIKVALALHHRTVPASRFAIKENEQLALRKKGLTLLKAPLRLPRGTSLAGLSSFGMGGTNAHAVLESAPPQAARPTSASDAEPTGIGTALFTLTAPSPQALRRNLTAQADALAARRAPLGAVGRASHRVKTGHRYRFAVPAPDTETLVERLRAAAADPDLLARLTGVGGKTRTAFLFTGQGSQYPRMTAGLYEDSPLYRRFLDEADDALLPHTGRSVRDLILTGDETVHLTRWAQPALFAVGYALGRTLGELGVQPDLLLGHSVGEYAAACLAGVFPLDAAARLIAARGELMQQLPDGGGMLAVLAGPDELQAYLADEPEVGVAVVNGPRATVLSGNLMALQRIDKMLDHDHLRTRMLRVSHAFHSHLMEPMLDSFAEIAREVGGGIPELPLYSTLFGRVLDGEPMDADYWVAHIRRPVLFADAAHALLEAGPTHTVEVGPSPVLSSLTRKLPPSASGTRPAAVAPVRGADSAGQDLADALAELYRGGLTPRWEAVYEERERTPYRLAPYVFSDEHRYWARGGPVRARRDEPEAELPRIAGDSAEESRPAATEVLTLERPAPTDPVAEVVLGAIGQVGGYEAAELVPYLRLYEDLGFDSVMVMELKNRIEERLPALAALTVQDLLPRLSSVGDLVDFLREHCATAPTEERTA